A portion of the Pseudomonas protegens CHA0 genome contains these proteins:
- a CDS encoding acyl-CoA dehydrogenase C-terminal domain-containing protein, translating to MADYKAPLRDMRFVLNEVFEVAKLWAQLPALAETVDVETVEAILEEAGKVTARSIAPLSRGADEEGCHWDNTEVTTPEGFPQAYQTYAEGGWVGVGGDPEFGGMGMPKAVSAQVEEMVNSASLAFGLYPMLTAGACLSINAHASEELKATYLPNMYAGVWAGSMCLTEPHAGTDLGIIRTKAEPRADGSYAISGTKIFITGGEHDLTENIIHLVLAKLPDAPAGPKGISLFLVPKFMVNADGSLGERNPVTCGSIEHKMGIQASATCVMNFDQAIGYLVGEPNKGLAAMFTMMNYERLGVGIQGLATGERSYQNAIEYARDRLQSRSPTGPQAKDKVADPIIVHPDVRRMLLTMKAANEGGRAFSTYVAMQLDTAKFSEDPDTRKRAESLVALLTPVAKAFLTDLGLETTVHGQQIFGGHGYIREWGQEQLVRDVRITQIYEGTNGIQALDLVGRKIVGSGGAFYKLFADEIRHFTATADEQWGEFTRPLNAALDNLDELTAWVLDRSASNPNEIGAASVEYLQVFGYTAYAYMWALMAKAALGKEQEDDFYASKLGTARFYFARLLPRIHSLSASVKAGSESLFLLQAEQF from the coding sequence ATGGCTGACTACAAAGCGCCCTTGCGCGATATGCGCTTCGTCCTCAATGAAGTTTTCGAGGTCGCCAAACTCTGGGCCCAGTTGCCGGCTCTGGCTGAGACTGTGGATGTCGAGACGGTCGAGGCGATTCTGGAGGAAGCGGGCAAAGTCACCGCCAGAAGCATTGCTCCGCTGAGTCGCGGTGCCGACGAGGAAGGTTGCCACTGGGACAACACCGAGGTGACCACCCCTGAAGGTTTCCCACAGGCCTATCAGACCTACGCCGAAGGTGGTTGGGTCGGTGTGGGTGGCGATCCCGAGTTCGGCGGCATGGGCATGCCCAAGGCGGTATCGGCCCAGGTCGAGGAAATGGTCAACTCCGCGAGCCTGGCCTTTGGCCTGTACCCGATGCTGACTGCCGGGGCCTGCCTGTCGATCAACGCCCATGCCAGCGAAGAGCTGAAAGCCACCTACCTGCCGAACATGTATGCCGGTGTCTGGGCAGGCTCCATGTGCCTGACCGAGCCCCATGCCGGTACCGATCTGGGGATTATCCGCACCAAGGCCGAGCCTCGGGCCGACGGTTCCTATGCCATCAGCGGAACCAAGATCTTCATTACCGGTGGTGAGCACGACCTGACGGAAAACATCATTCACCTGGTGCTGGCCAAGCTGCCGGATGCGCCGGCTGGTCCCAAGGGTATTTCCCTGTTCCTGGTGCCCAAGTTCATGGTCAATGCCGATGGCAGCCTGGGCGAGCGCAACCCGGTGACCTGTGGTTCGATCGAGCACAAGATGGGCATCCAGGCTTCGGCCACGTGCGTGATGAACTTCGATCAGGCCATCGGTTACCTGGTGGGTGAACCGAACAAGGGCCTGGCGGCCATGTTCACCATGATGAACTACGAGCGTTTGGGGGTAGGTATCCAGGGGCTGGCCACTGGCGAGCGTTCCTACCAGAACGCTATTGAATATGCCCGTGATCGCCTGCAGAGCCGCTCGCCTACCGGCCCGCAAGCCAAGGACAAGGTAGCCGACCCGATCATTGTGCACCCGGATGTGCGGCGCATGCTGCTGACCATGAAGGCTGCAAACGAAGGCGGCCGGGCATTTTCCACCTATGTGGCGATGCAATTGGATACCGCCAAGTTCAGCGAAGATCCGGATACCCGCAAGCGCGCGGAAAGCCTGGTGGCTTTGCTGACCCCGGTGGCCAAGGCTTTCCTGACCGACCTGGGTCTGGAAACCACGGTTCATGGCCAGCAGATCTTCGGCGGCCACGGCTATATCCGTGAGTGGGGCCAGGAACAACTGGTACGCGATGTACGGATTACCCAGATTTACGAGGGCACCAACGGTATCCAGGCTCTGGATCTGGTGGGACGCAAGATCGTCGGGAGCGGCGGTGCGTTCTATAAGCTGTTTGCCGACGAGATCCGCCATTTCACCGCTACGGCGGATGAGCAATGGGGGGAGTTCACCCGCCCGCTGAACGCGGCGCTGGACAATCTGGATGAGCTGACCGCCTGGGTATTGGACCGGTCCGCCAGCAACCCCAACGAAATCGGGGCAGCGTCGGTGGAATACCTGCAGGTATTTGGCTACACCGCCTACGCCTACATGTGGGCACTGATGGCCAAGGCTGCGTTGGGCAAGGAGCAGGAAGACGACTTCTATGCCAGCAAACTGGGGACGGCGCGGTTCTACTTCGCCCGCCTGCTGCCGCGTATCCACTCGCTTAGCGCCTCGGTCAAGGCCGGTAGCGAATCGCTGTTCCTGTTGCAGGCTGAGCAGTTTTAA
- a CDS encoding aspartate aminotransferase family protein — protein sequence MNLFNLRRTVPSLEDLAAEPYANASAPAFSSECLMPSVQRPQPVFVRGQGSWLWDSEDRTYLDFTQAGAANSLGHSPSVLVAALAEQAQSLINPGSGFYNRGMLKLADRLCRSTGSDQAYLLSSGTEACEAAIKLARKWGQLHRGGAAGIITASQSCHGRGFAALSAAGSGAPGNRFGPGLPGFSQVPFNDLPALHAAVDAQTVAIMLEPIQSEAGVIPATEHYLKGVERLCRELGILLILDEVQTGIGRCGTLLAEQLYGVRADIIALGKGLGGGVPLAALLARGKACCFEAGELDGTHHGNALMTSAGLAVLDSLQEHGFLQQARHNGQYLGQELTRLASRYAQGQVRGQGLFWGMTLADESADAVVKAALHEGLLLSAPQPDCLRFTPALSVSKGNIDEMLLRLARAFSRVRTAQLHCRKGVAV from the coding sequence ATGAATCTGTTCAACCTGCGCCGCACTGTGCCGAGCCTGGAAGATTTGGCCGCCGAGCCCTATGCAAACGCTTCGGCCCCGGCCTTTTCCAGCGAGTGCCTGATGCCCAGTGTGCAGCGTCCCCAACCGGTCTTCGTGCGCGGCCAGGGCTCTTGGCTGTGGGACAGTGAAGACCGTACTTACCTGGACTTCACCCAGGCCGGGGCCGCCAACAGTCTTGGCCACAGCCCGTCGGTCCTGGTCGCCGCGCTTGCCGAGCAGGCGCAGTCGCTGATCAACCCGGGTTCCGGGTTCTACAACCGTGGCATGCTCAAGCTGGCCGATCGCCTGTGCCGCAGCACCGGCAGCGACCAGGCCTACCTGCTGAGCAGCGGCACTGAAGCTTGCGAGGCCGCAATCAAGCTGGCGCGTAAATGGGGGCAACTGCATCGTGGCGGCGCGGCTGGCATCATCACTGCCAGCCAGAGCTGCCATGGTCGTGGCTTTGCTGCGTTGTCGGCGGCTGGCAGCGGCGCTCCGGGCAATCGTTTCGGCCCCGGGCTGCCGGGTTTCAGCCAGGTGCCGTTCAACGATCTGCCGGCTTTGCACGCGGCGGTGGATGCGCAAACCGTGGCGATCATGCTGGAGCCGATCCAGAGTGAGGCTGGTGTCATTCCGGCGACCGAGCATTACCTCAAGGGTGTCGAGCGCCTGTGCCGTGAACTGGGCATCCTGCTGATTCTCGATGAGGTCCAGACTGGCATCGGCCGCTGCGGCACCCTGCTGGCCGAACAGCTGTATGGCGTGCGTGCCGACATCATCGCTCTGGGCAAGGGGCTCGGCGGTGGCGTGCCACTGGCGGCGTTGCTGGCACGGGGCAAGGCCTGCTGTTTCGAGGCGGGCGAGCTGGATGGCACTCACCATGGCAATGCGCTGATGACCTCGGCCGGCCTGGCGGTTCTGGACAGCTTGCAGGAGCATGGCTTTCTCCAGCAGGCGCGCCATAACGGCCAGTACCTGGGGCAGGAACTGACCCGCCTGGCGAGCCGGTATGCCCAGGGCCAAGTGCGGGGGCAGGGTTTGTTCTGGGGCATGACCCTGGCGGATGAGTCCGCCGACGCGGTGGTCAAGGCTGCCTTGCATGAAGGCTTGCTGCTCAGCGCGCCGCAACCGGACTGCCTGCGTTTTACCCCGGCATTGAGTGTCAGCAAAGGCAATATCGACGAGATGCTCCTGCGCCTGGCTCGGGCTTTTTCCCGGGTGCGCACGGCGCAATTGCACTGTCGCAAGGGAGTGGCCGTCTGA
- a CDS encoding type 1 glutamine amidotransferase, with product MRVLILQHSPASGPGRINQWLLERASAVHICHLYAQARLPRLDSFDLLIALGGPMSVHDEAQTPWLAAEKRLLRKALSAGKRVLGIGLGGQLLAQALGAQVRPSAAREIGWWPVEKYPNAQDSPLGLALPERLMAFHWHGESFDLPKGALPLYRSAACDQQGFIWQERAIGLQCLLQSDLHSIEALLQARPNGWLSAEHSAEPDSVEDQQAILAGIPHCSGLAPTLFRVLDYLSGPHATLR from the coding sequence ATGCGTGTACTGATCCTGCAACATTCGCCTGCCTCCGGGCCGGGGCGGATCAACCAGTGGCTGCTGGAGCGGGCGAGCGCCGTGCACATCTGCCATCTGTACGCCCAGGCACGTTTGCCGCGGCTCGACAGTTTCGACCTGCTGATCGCTCTGGGTGGGCCCATGAGTGTGCACGACGAGGCCCAGACTCCGTGGCTGGCTGCGGAAAAACGCCTGTTGCGCAAGGCCCTGTCTGCCGGCAAGCGCGTGCTGGGCATCGGCCTGGGTGGCCAGCTCCTGGCGCAGGCGCTGGGGGCGCAGGTTCGCCCCAGTGCAGCGCGGGAGATTGGCTGGTGGCCTGTGGAAAAGTACCCCAATGCCCAGGACTCGCCTCTGGGGCTGGCCTTGCCGGAACGTCTGATGGCCTTTCATTGGCACGGCGAAAGCTTCGATCTGCCCAAGGGCGCGTTGCCGCTCTATCGCTCGGCGGCCTGCGATCAACAGGGCTTTATCTGGCAGGAGCGGGCCATCGGCTTGCAATGCCTGTTGCAGAGCGACCTGCACAGCATCGAGGCACTTTTGCAGGCGCGCCCCAACGGTTGGCTGAGCGCTGAACACAGCGCCGAGCCCGATAGCGTCGAGGATCAACAGGCGATTCTCGCCGGAATCCCGCATTGCAGTGGTTTGGCACCCACTCTGTTCCGGGTGCTGGATTACCTTTCCGGGCCACATGCGACCTTACGTTGA
- a CDS encoding S9 family peptidase: MNETPASSPRVEPFSASQATTAGVDFAELQLTTHGLFWNEYRPEDGRCRIWQWHQGQAQCLTPTGFSVRSRVYEYGGGAFCLSDDALLFVNEADQQLYRQPLAGGAPSALTQGTCRYGDLRYHSGQVLAVEECAEQHQLVSIDSVTGQRRLLAAGADFYAAPTLSPDGLRLAWIEWDRPHQPWTSTRLMLAERLGNGTWGDPRCVAGDGEPESLQQPRFDQHDHLYCLSDRGGFWQPWTESSDGLRPLPSTAADHAPAPWQLGSCTWLPLGGDAWFGSWTEQGFGRLGLRQDDGFQQDFSGNYSRFRSLALDQHYLYCIAASPISPSAVIAIDRKTRQVQVLAGGIAPLPAERISRPQTLCYPSGDGQAHGFFYPAMNGVNRPPLVVFIHGGPTSACYPILDPRIQFWTQRGFAVADLNYRGSTGYGRAYRQALHLRWGEVDVQDACAVVAHLDEQGLIDPQQAFIRGGSSGGYTTLCALAFAKVFCAGASLYGVSDPISLARATHKFEGDYLDWLIGDPERDSERYLARTPLAHASSIGVPVVFFQGEQDAVVVPKQTRDMLKALQDQGIAAEAHYYPDERHGFRKASNQAHALEQEWRFYRRVLQAQH, encoded by the coding sequence ATGAACGAAACTCCCGCCTCATCGCCAAGGGTTGAGCCCTTCAGCGCCAGCCAGGCCACTACGGCCGGGGTCGACTTTGCTGAACTGCAACTGACGACCCACGGCCTGTTCTGGAATGAATATCGTCCCGAGGACGGCCGCTGTCGGATCTGGCAGTGGCATCAGGGCCAGGCCCAGTGCCTGACGCCAACCGGCTTCAGCGTGCGCAGCAGGGTCTATGAATACGGTGGTGGCGCCTTCTGCCTCAGCGATGATGCCCTGCTGTTCGTCAACGAGGCGGACCAGCAGCTGTATCGCCAGCCCCTGGCCGGTGGAGCGCCCAGCGCCTTGACTCAAGGCACGTGCCGCTACGGTGACCTGCGATACCACTCTGGCCAGGTGCTGGCCGTCGAGGAGTGCGCCGAGCAACACCAACTGGTGAGCATTGACAGCGTCACCGGTCAACGCCGGCTACTGGCTGCCGGGGCCGACTTCTATGCCGCTCCTACCCTCAGCCCCGATGGTCTGCGCCTGGCCTGGATCGAGTGGGACCGGCCCCATCAACCTTGGACCAGCACCCGCCTGATGCTTGCTGAGCGCCTGGGCAACGGGACCTGGGGGGATCCCCGCTGCGTGGCGGGCGATGGCGAGCCAGAGTCACTGCAACAGCCGCGCTTCGACCAGCACGATCATCTGTATTGCCTCAGCGATCGCGGCGGTTTCTGGCAACCCTGGACCGAGTCGAGCGATGGTTTGCGGCCGTTGCCCAGCACCGCCGCGGACCATGCCCCGGCGCCTTGGCAACTGGGAAGTTGCACCTGGCTGCCCCTGGGCGGCGATGCCTGGTTTGGCAGCTGGACCGAGCAGGGTTTTGGCCGCCTCGGGCTGCGTCAGGACGACGGTTTCCAGCAGGACTTTAGCGGCAACTACAGCCGCTTCCGCAGCCTGGCGCTGGACCAGCACTACCTGTACTGCATCGCGGCCTCGCCTATCAGCCCCTCGGCCGTTATCGCCATAGACCGCAAGACCCGGCAGGTCCAAGTCCTGGCGGGAGGGATTGCCCCTCTGCCGGCGGAACGCATCAGCCGCCCGCAGACCCTGTGCTACCCCAGCGGCGACGGCCAGGCCCATGGTTTCTTCTACCCGGCCATGAACGGTGTCAACCGGCCGCCCCTGGTGGTGTTCATCCACGGCGGCCCGACTTCGGCCTGTTACCCGATACTCGACCCGCGTATCCAGTTCTGGACCCAGCGCGGCTTTGCCGTGGCCGACCTGAACTACCGCGGCAGCACCGGATATGGTCGGGCCTATCGCCAGGCCCTGCACCTGCGCTGGGGCGAGGTGGATGTGCAAGACGCCTGCGCCGTGGTGGCCCACCTGGATGAGCAGGGGCTGATCGATCCGCAACAGGCATTCATACGCGGCGGCAGCTCGGGGGGCTACACCACCCTCTGCGCCCTGGCCTTCGCCAAGGTCTTCTGCGCCGGAGCCAGCCTCTACGGAGTCAGTGATCCGATCAGCCTGGCCCGCGCCACCCACAAGTTCGAAGGCGACTACCTGGACTGGCTGATCGGCGATCCTGAACGCGACAGCGAACGTTATCTGGCCCGTACTCCCCTGGCCCACGCCAGCAGCATCGGCGTGCCGGTGGTGTTTTTCCAGGGCGAGCAGGATGCGGTGGTGGTGCCCAAGCAGACCCGCGACATGCTCAAGGCGCTACAGGACCAGGGCATCGCCGCCGAGGCCCACTACTATCCCGATGAGCGCCACGGCTTTCGCAAGGCCAGCAACCAGGCCCACGCCCTGGAGCAGGAGTGGCGGTTTTACCGCCGAGTGCTGCAGGCACAGCACTGA
- a CDS encoding YqaE/Pmp3 family membrane protein has translation MDLIRIIFAILLPPLGVFLQVGFGGAFWLNILLTLCGYIPGIVHAVYIIAKR, from the coding sequence ATGGACTTGATCCGCATCATCTTCGCCATTCTCTTGCCGCCCCTGGGGGTCTTCCTGCAAGTGGGGTTTGGCGGCGCTTTCTGGCTGAACATCCTGCTGACCCTGTGCGGCTACATTCCGGGGATCGTGCATGCGGTGTACATCATCGCCAAACGCTGA
- a CDS encoding MOSC domain-containing protein, which produces MNTVYVDGVYIGKAKNLGQGLVSDTDKYPVANRLWLWPQGLGSDEHGDPRFHTGPERALHHYPAEHYDHWRKRYPQFAWCAPAFGENLSTHGLTEEQVCLGDLFRWGGALLQVSQPRSPCYRLSHRWGLANLPQQAQDNGRCGWFYRVLKPGFVQADEPFELIQRSYPGLTVAWALRCFFQEPLEHAGLKTLIDCPALSSRWRDIAIKRMRTGRVEDWSARLLGLPLEGLRA; this is translated from the coding sequence ATGAATACCGTTTACGTCGATGGTGTTTACATAGGCAAGGCAAAAAATCTCGGCCAGGGTCTGGTCAGCGACACTGACAAGTACCCGGTTGCCAACCGACTCTGGTTGTGGCCACAAGGCCTGGGCAGCGATGAGCACGGCGATCCGCGCTTTCACACCGGTCCCGAGCGCGCCTTGCATCATTACCCCGCTGAACACTATGACCACTGGCGCAAACGTTACCCACAGTTCGCCTGGTGCGCGCCGGCCTTCGGTGAAAACCTGTCCACCCATGGCCTCACCGAAGAACAGGTGTGCCTGGGCGATCTGTTTCGCTGGGGCGGTGCGCTATTGCAGGTCAGCCAGCCGCGTTCGCCCTGCTATCGCCTGAGCCATCGCTGGGGCCTGGCCAATCTGCCGCAACAGGCCCAGGACAATGGTCGTTGCGGCTGGTTTTACCGGGTCCTCAAGCCAGGTTTCGTACAAGCGGATGAACCCTTTGAACTGATTCAGCGCAGTTACCCCGGCCTCACCGTGGCCTGGGCCCTGCGCTGTTTTTTCCAGGAACCTCTGGAGCATGCTGGCTTGAAAACCCTCATTGATTGCCCGGCGCTTTCCTCGCGCTGGCGTGATATCGCTATCAAGCGCATGCGTACTGGCCGGGTTGAAGACTGGTCCGCGCGCCTGCTGGGGCTGCCGCTGGAGGGCCTGCGGGCATGA
- a CDS encoding LysR family transcriptional regulator, producing the protein MDFKQLRYFVAVYEEGHVGRAAERLSISQPALSQQIRQLEQNLDVSLFERSSKRLLPTLAAHTLYNHALPLLDGLQQAREALRNFKGQALRTLAIGVLQTVHTSLVPQMLERVRKAQPHLVVQIYELTGLEIERRLLNGSLDIGISYLPPRQPGLHGVPLYEDELTLVIPEQHPLREFKKVSMSQAAELPMLLLGEEFQIRQIWQAQLANLGRRPQVQAELNNMAGILDSLPHTRLATVLPGRSQQQHGNKELLWKPLSEPRVPLKVGLVCRDLQRQQGTLELLRSLLEDSMNAQEPRLGGTSAVEVPG; encoded by the coding sequence ATGGATTTTAAGCAACTGCGTTATTTCGTCGCGGTGTATGAAGAAGGTCATGTGGGACGTGCCGCCGAACGGCTGTCGATCTCGCAACCGGCGCTTTCCCAGCAGATCCGCCAGCTGGAACAGAACCTCGACGTCAGCCTGTTCGAGCGCAGCAGTAAACGCCTGTTGCCGACACTGGCGGCGCATACGCTGTACAACCACGCCCTGCCCCTGCTCGACGGCTTGCAACAGGCCCGCGAGGCCTTGCGCAACTTCAAGGGCCAGGCGCTGCGCACCTTGGCGATCGGCGTACTGCAAACCGTGCATACCAGCCTGGTGCCGCAGATGCTTGAGCGTGTACGCAAGGCCCAGCCCCATCTTGTGGTGCAGATCTATGAATTGACCGGCCTGGAGATCGAAAGACGCCTGCTCAATGGCTCGCTGGATATCGGCATCAGCTACTTGCCGCCACGCCAGCCAGGTCTGCATGGGGTACCGCTGTACGAAGATGAACTGACTCTGGTCATCCCGGAGCAGCATCCGCTGCGCGAGTTCAAGAAGGTCTCCATGAGCCAGGCAGCAGAGTTGCCGATGCTGTTGTTGGGAGAGGAGTTCCAGATCCGCCAGATCTGGCAGGCTCAACTGGCCAATCTGGGGCGGCGCCCGCAGGTGCAGGCGGAGCTGAACAACATGGCCGGGATTCTCGACAGCCTGCCCCATACACGGCTGGCCACCGTGCTTCCCGGGCGCTCCCAACAGCAGCACGGCAACAAGGAACTGTTGTGGAAACCGCTGAGCGAGCCCAGGGTGCCGCTAAAGGTGGGGTTGGTCTGCCGGGATCTGCAGCGTCAACAGGGGACGCTGGAGCTGCTGCGCAGCTTGTTGGAAGACTCGATGAATGCGCAGGAGCCGCGCCTGGGGGGAACTTCCGCCGTGGAGGTGCCGGGATAA
- a CDS encoding GGDEF domain-containing protein: protein MPRSFAVRFSHFVPSLLLLLAGLAAAYVKDLNVFFTSLFNVLPTLVLLLGGAYCAVYRRQRELFLMVTVYIAYFLLDTQTDYYRDNGRVREDAAVVFHLCCLLLPLLFGLFAAWQERTHLFQDMVARFAVLLAFGSVALGLEQSYPQALLNWLAEIRWPALHGSWMSLIQLSYPVFFAAFLLLAIQYWRSPRPLHAAQLVGLLGLFWMLPKTFILPFTLNIMCSQVMLMIAAAVAHEAYQMAFRDELTGLPGRRALNERMQRLGRNYVLAMTDVDHFKKFNDTHGHDVGDQVLRLVASKLSKVTGGGRAYRYGGEEFAVVFAGKTMDECMPHLEMIREIIATYNIQLRNQDNRPQDDQQGRQRRGVAAASSVSVTISIGVAERLAEHRTPEEVLKAADQALYSAKGAGRNCVIAFGQNRRGAVRMDTAAG, encoded by the coding sequence TTGCCGCGTTCTTTCGCTGTACGTTTCAGTCACTTTGTACCGTCTTTACTGCTTCTGCTTGCGGGGCTGGCGGCCGCCTACGTCAAGGACCTCAACGTCTTCTTCACCTCGCTGTTCAACGTGCTGCCAACCTTGGTGCTGTTGCTGGGCGGGGCGTATTGCGCGGTATATCGGCGCCAGCGCGAACTGTTTTTGATGGTCACTGTGTACATCGCCTATTTCCTGCTGGACACCCAGACCGACTACTACCGGGACAACGGCAGGGTCCGGGAGGACGCGGCGGTGGTGTTCCATCTCTGCTGCCTGTTGCTGCCGCTGTTGTTCGGACTGTTCGCTGCCTGGCAGGAGCGCACGCACCTGTTCCAGGACATGGTGGCGCGTTTTGCCGTGCTGCTGGCCTTCGGCAGTGTGGCTCTGGGGCTCGAGCAGAGTTACCCGCAGGCTCTGCTGAACTGGTTGGCGGAGATCCGCTGGCCGGCCCTGCATGGCAGTTGGATGAGTTTGATCCAGTTGTCGTATCCAGTGTTCTTCGCAGCCTTCCTGCTGCTGGCGATCCAGTACTGGCGCAGCCCGCGTCCGCTGCACGCGGCGCAGCTGGTGGGGCTTCTGGGGCTGTTCTGGATGCTGCCCAAGACCTTCATCCTGCCGTTCACCCTGAACATCATGTGCAGCCAGGTGATGCTGATGATCGCTGCTGCTGTCGCCCACGAGGCCTACCAGATGGCGTTCCGCGACGAACTGACCGGCCTGCCGGGACGCCGGGCGCTTAACGAGCGCATGCAGCGCCTGGGGCGCAACTATGTGCTGGCGATGACCGACGTCGATCACTTCAAGAAATTCAATGACACCCACGGGCACGATGTGGGCGACCAGGTGTTGCGCCTGGTGGCCAGCAAGCTCTCGAAAGTCACCGGGGGCGGCCGGGCCTACCGTTACGGAGGCGAGGAGTTTGCCGTGGTGTTCGCCGGCAAGACCATGGACGAATGCATGCCGCATCTGGAGATGATTCGCGAGATCATCGCCACCTACAACATTCAACTGCGTAATCAGGACAACCGCCCTCAGGACGACCAGCAGGGTCGCCAGCGTCGCGGTGTCGCTGCCGCGTCCAGTGTCTCGGTGACCATCAGTATCGGCGTCGCCGAGCGGCTGGCAGAGCACCGGACTCCGGAGGAAGTGCTCAAGGCTGCAGACCAGGCGCTCTACAGCGCCAAGGGGGCGGGGCGTAACTGTGTCATTGCATTCGGGCAGAACCGCCGCGGTGCGGTGCGCATGGATACAGCTGCGGGTTGA
- a CDS encoding acyl-CoA dehydrogenase C-terminal domain-containing protein — MPEYQAPLRDMRFLIDHVFDFHASYAALGATDASPDMVSAILEEGAKFCENVLAPLNRSGDEEGCHFDNGVVTTPKGFKQAFAQYVEGGWHGLAADPAYGGQGLPHSLGLVISEMVGSSNTSWGMYPGLTHGAMSAIHAHGSAEQKQLYLGKLTAGQWTGTMCLTEAHCGTDLGIIKTRAVPQADGSYAVTGSKIFISAGEHDMSENIVHLVLAKLPDAPAGTKGISLFIVPKFLPDAAGEAGERNGVSCGSIEHKMGIKASATCVLNFDGARGFLIGQANKGLNCMFTMMNHARLGTGMQGLCLGETSFQGAIRYANDRLQMRSLTGPKSPDKAADPIIVHPDVRRMLLTMKAFNEGNRALAYFTAQLLDVAHLSRDEAQRQDAENLLAFLTPICKAFMTETGLEVTNHGMQVFGGHGFIREWGMEQLVRDCRIAPIYEGTNGIQALDLLGRKVLGSQGKLLLGFTRIVHKFCSAHAEHPQLQAYVAQLDALNRQWGELTTKVGMAAMNNPDEVGAAALDYLMYSGYIVLAYFWLRMALVAQQQLDAGQGDQDFATAKLITCEFYFKRLLPRTGAHRAAIEAGSDCLMKLPAQLFAL, encoded by the coding sequence ATGCCCGAGTATCAAGCCCCCTTGCGCGACATGCGCTTTCTGATCGATCACGTCTTCGACTTTCATGCCAGTTACGCGGCGTTGGGGGCCACTGACGCCAGTCCGGACATGGTCAGTGCCATCCTCGAGGAAGGCGCGAAATTCTGCGAAAACGTCCTGGCCCCGTTGAACCGTTCCGGTGACGAGGAAGGTTGCCACTTTGATAACGGCGTGGTCACCACGCCCAAGGGCTTCAAGCAGGCCTTCGCCCAGTACGTTGAAGGCGGCTGGCACGGGTTGGCCGCCGATCCGGCCTATGGCGGCCAGGGACTGCCCCACTCGCTGGGGCTGGTGATCAGCGAGATGGTGGGCTCCAGCAACACCTCCTGGGGCATGTACCCGGGCCTGACCCACGGTGCCATGTCGGCTATTCATGCCCATGGCAGCGCGGAACAGAAGCAGTTGTACCTGGGCAAGCTCACCGCCGGGCAATGGACCGGCACCATGTGCCTGACCGAAGCCCATTGCGGCACTGATCTTGGCATCATCAAGACTCGCGCGGTGCCCCAGGCAGACGGCAGCTATGCGGTGACGGGGAGCAAGATCTTCATCTCCGCCGGCGAGCATGACATGAGCGAGAACATCGTTCACCTGGTGTTGGCCAAGCTGCCGGACGCGCCGGCCGGAACCAAGGGTATTTCGCTGTTCATCGTGCCCAAGTTCCTGCCGGATGCGGCAGGTGAGGCCGGCGAGCGCAATGGCGTGAGCTGCGGCTCCATCGAGCACAAGATGGGGATCAAGGCGTCCGCGACCTGTGTACTGAACTTCGACGGTGCCAGGGGCTTTCTGATTGGTCAGGCCAACAAAGGCCTGAACTGCATGTTCACCATGATGAACCACGCCCGCCTGGGGACCGGAATGCAGGGCCTGTGTCTGGGTGAAACCAGCTTCCAGGGGGCGATCAGATACGCCAACGATCGTTTGCAGATGCGGTCGCTGACCGGCCCCAAGTCTCCGGACAAGGCGGCGGACCCGATCATCGTCCACCCTGATGTGCGGCGCATGCTGCTGACCATGAAGGCGTTCAACGAAGGCAACCGGGCCCTGGCCTACTTCACCGCCCAGTTGCTGGATGTGGCGCATCTGAGCCGCGATGAAGCCCAGCGCCAGGACGCCGAGAACCTCCTGGCGTTCCTCACCCCGATCTGCAAGGCCTTCATGACCGAGACCGGGCTGGAAGTGACCAACCACGGCATGCAGGTGTTCGGCGGTCATGGGTTTATTCGCGAATGGGGCATGGAGCAGTTGGTACGTGATTGCCGCATTGCGCCGATCTATGAAGGTACCAATGGCATCCAGGCCCTGGACCTGCTGGGCCGCAAGGTGCTGGGCAGCCAGGGCAAGCTGCTGCTGGGCTTTACCCGGATTGTGCACAAGTTCTGCAGCGCGCATGCCGAGCATCCGCAGCTCCAGGCTTATGTCGCGCAACTCGATGCCTTGAACCGTCAGTGGGGCGAGTTGACCACCAAGGTCGGCATGGCAGCCATGAACAACCCCGACGAAGTGGGGGCCGCGGCCTTGGATTACCTGATGTACAGCGGCTACATCGTCCTGGCCTATTTCTGGTTGCGCATGGCTCTGGTCGCCCAGCAGCAACTGGACGCCGGGCAGGGCGACCAGGACTTCGCCACCGCCAAGCTGATCACCTGCGAGTTCTATTTCAAGCGCCTGCTGCCCCGTACGGGGGCTCATCGGGCGGCCATCGAGGCCGGCAGTGATTGCCTGATGAAACTTCCCGCGCAGTTGTTCGCCTTGTAA